The DNA window gggacagggacagaggggaggccagggagggagagggcgCGAACGCATGGGCCTGTGCGGCGGGGAGCGgctgggagaggggtgggaggtaAGGCTGGAAGGGGGTTTGGAAGCAGATGCCGGGAGGCCACTCCTGCCTGGCGGAGTCTGGTCTGTCCTTGACCCATGAGGCGGAGACTTTTGAGCTGGGAGAGGCACTGGGAGGCttatggggtggggggcttgggggACAACCTGGCCTTGAGGCTCGCTGCACACGCACACGCCACACGCCGACTCAGTCATGCAATAAGGATTCTCCTCCGAATACCCCGTGGGCACTGAAGCCGGATTAAGCACTGCAGGGGCTTGAGGGGGCAAAGGTCGAGCAGGAGGTGAGCGAGAtgatggaggaggagcaggaggagcagattCCCCGCCATCAGGCCATCGGATGAATGCTGCCCGGAGGAAGGGGAGCCCGAGTGTGGCCCCCGGAGCAGGATGGCGCCTTGACCATTTAGGGAGCctgaggggcagcagggaggagggtttGTTCACGTTCGGGAGTGAAGGCAGGGAGCGCCGGACCAAAGCTGCTTTCAGGCAAAGGGGAAAACGGACCAAGCTCTTTGCTCAGGGTCGCTTCCCGCCGCTCCGAGCTGTCGGGTTTTGGGAGAAGGTGCTCGGCTCTTCCCGGTGCATCCGCCATGGCCCCTGTGTGgggagggcgggtggggggagaagcatcCTTTCCCCCCACTTACCTTGGCCTGATGTGCCCCCGCGCCCGTGGCCATTTATGAGCTCATCGTCTGTCTCCATCTTTCCGCCGATTCAGAGGAGCTTGGACGGATGTCTCAGGGACTTGCGCTCTCCTGCCCTTTGAGGGCAGCATCTGTAGGGCCGCAGCAGCagtggggccagggctggggctaAGCCTGGGTCCCTCCCACTGTACCTTGGCTCCACCTGGAGGTCTCTGCGAGCTCAGCACCCAGCTCCCGTGCGCTCATCCGAGGCTGCAGCCCTCCCTCTCTTGGGCCTCCAGGTGGGCCTCCGGTCAGTCTTTAGTAGCAAACTGTCCCCGGTGCTGGGGAAACAGGTGAAAGGCCCCGTCCGGGCGTCAGTGAAGAAGCCACAGATGACCCACAAGGGCGACCACGTGGTTGCAAAGCACTCTGATGTGCTGAAACAGGAGCGTGTTCAAGGCCAGGCTTCACAAGCCCGTGCTGGGGTGAGGCCCGGGAGACGGACACCGACTATTTCTTTGATGCCTTTGATGGTCATGAGGGGCCAACAGACACTTGAGTCCAGTTCTGAGAGCTAAGCCGGAGGTCAGAGGCGGGGAGGCTTGGAGCAGGTCAGTGTGAACGCGGGTCCAAAGGTGGAAAGGATGAAAccgcaggctctctgcagagctgGAGCCCAGGGTATGAGCAGAGACGCGGCAGGAACCAAGCCAGCCGGTAGGCAGAGACCAAACCCGAAAGGCCTTGAAGGCTGTGCTCAGAGGCCTGCAGCGTTTCCTACAGGCAGTCGAGAGCCATGGATCAGTTTTAGTTGCGAGAATCAGCAGAGCGGTGCGCTGGCCCAGAGCGGAGCGTACTCAGGAAAGGCCCGTGGCCCACCCGTCCCGGGGAAGGGGAGGCCGGCGGGAGGCCGGCATGGGGTGCGCTGAGGCCGCGGGCAGACACCACCGTGGGTGTGACTGGCCTTTGTTTTAGAGGAATAACCACAAGCACAGTTCCTGGAGCGGGAAGCCCGGGGtctccatgtctgtgtcttcacCCCTCGGGGGCTGGTTTTGTGTTCAGAGTTCTGGAGACCTTGGCCCCCAGGGTCCGACTAGGACTGTTCTGGGGGAGCAGCACCCTCTAGAGGAGGGAGCGAGCGTGGGTGAGCCAGGTGGGGCAGCGGGAGACCCCATGGGGCTCAGGGCTGGGCCTGGTCCCTTCCTCGGAGCCCCGCCAGCTGGCAGCACGGCGGCGCGGCTTGTTTATCTGCTTCTGACTCGGGCCACCTCGGAGAACAAAGCTGCCTGGCTGTGGGAGGTGGCACGACAGCTGGGAGCAGCTGGAGGAGGCAGACGGAAAGGCTGGCGGCAGAGGGCACACGGCTGGAGGCGGCAATCACAACAAAGCGTTGGAGCCAGGAGCCAAAATCTGCAGCGCCCGGATCTGTAGGCCTGACGCTAGGCTCTGGAAGCTTTAGGCTCTGCCTCCTGCGGCGCAGCTGGGACCCTGCACGCGGGGCACCCCGGATGCACGTCCTGAGCCCATGACACCCATGGGGATGAGCCTGGGTACGCGGAAGTTGCTATGATTGAAAAGttctgggggcatctggctggctcggtcagggGAGCGTGCCgttctcgatctcagggttgtgaattcgggccccacattgggtgtggagcctactttaaaaaagtaaaaagaaaaaaaaaaggttctggaCCAGGGACTGGAAGACCCAGGTTCTGGTCTCATCTCTACCACTGACTTGTTTGGGATAaatctctgagcctgtttcttttttcttttcttttttttttttttttttaaggttttattttattcattcatgacacacacacacacacacacacagaggcagagacgcaggcagagggagaagcaggctccctgcagggagcccgatgtgggactcggtcccaggaccccggggtcgtgccctgagctgaaggcagatgctcaaccgctgagccacccaggtgtcccactgagCCTGTTTCTCATGATGACTTTTGTATTTAGTTCATGGTACGAGGGTCAAATTACGTATTTTATGAGCTGCAGCATGATATATAATCGTAGACTTTCATTTTGGGAATGAGAAGCTTTCCCCTGGGCCCTGAGAGCCTCCCTTCCTGAAGATACAAAGCTAAGACTTTGATGACGGGTCTGGGAACGTCACCGTAGGAGGTGCGGGGAGAGAAGGTGTGCAGGCAGGCGGCAGGCAGGCATCCTGATCTGCCGTGAGTGCAGGTGAAAGCTAGCAGACCGTCCCTGCCTCTGTCCAGGCCTTGATTCCCTCCGTAGACCCTGCCCAGTGCTGTCCACCCTGCCCTTGAACGCCTCCAGGGACAGAGCACTGTCTACCTTTGGAGAAGCTCTTTCCGCGTATGGAAGTCCGGACTGTTACCTGGATCTCTGTCGTAGCAGTCCGGAATCTTTGCTCCTGTGCTGCGAACTCATTGGTCCTGGTGGCTCCTCTTAGATGGCAAAGGACAAGGCCAAAGCCTCATTCACGTGACAGCAACTTCAAACCAAATACCTGCACACAGCCTCTCGTACCCCTAGGTGGTCTCTTCTCCCCACTAACTTCCCCGCCTCCCTCAGCCACTCCTTACACGCTCTGGTTCTGAATCCTCTCATAGCCTGACTGTCCTCGGAGACTCAAAACGGCAGGTACAGGGTGAGCAGAGTCAACGACTTCCTTATTCTACATACTTGAAGAGTAGCTTAGACAGCATCGCTGGGACGCCccgtcggtgaagcatctgccttcagttcaggtcatgatccgcgGTCCTGTGActgagccccgcgtcgggctccctgctcagggtgagctgcttctccctctgcctttgccactcgccctgctagtgctctcagataaataaaatctctaaaaaaaaaaaaaaaaaaaaatagcattgctTGTTTTAACCGAAATGCATCCCATCTTTCCAATCCGGAATGGCTCAGGTGATTCTTGGACTCCAGTATGTACACCTACCTGATACCTTTTTTTGTTAGATTTGGCTCCTCCTGGATCCTGATTCTGTCCAGATCTTGCATTTGCGATCCATCCCTGCTTTGTGCCATCCCTGTAATCCATGTGCTGTATAGTTTTGAATAGGATTACTGTCATGAATGTTGAATGGGGTGAGGCCGAAGATAAAGCTCTGTGGGACGTCACGAGAAAACAGATCCCAGGCCGTCATGATCCCCTCAGGAGCACCACTCGTTTTTGTGTGGGTTAGTCCCCAGCATCGGAGCGGCATTCTGCTCATTTTTCGTGGTCTTATCCtcaaggacagaaggagagatcTTGTCAAAAATCTTGCATAGACACACTTTATCTGTTGCCTTGCTGTGACTGCCCATCTAGTAACCTTGTCTTAGAGGGAAGTTAGGCCACTTGGTGTGACTTGTTCTTGGTCACCCCAGGCTGGGTCCTGCTGATAACTGCCCTCCCTCCGACATTCCCAAGTGatcacaatccttttttttttttttttttttattcatttgagagagagagaaacagagagggacagaggggggagggagagagagaagctcaagtaGACTCCCGGCTGGACGTGGACCCAGACACgagggggctcgatctcacgaccctgagatgatgacctgagctgaaatcaacagtcagacgctcaaccgactgagccacccaggcgccccaagtacTCAGCCTTAATGCTCTGTTCTAGAATCTTGCCCTGGGTCACACTATCTTACCCAGTGTGTGAAACgtatcttgtttctcttttttgaaaattaaaaaaaaaaaaaaaaagaaaaaaagaaaattacgtTCACTCGTCCACAACTTTCCAGCACTTCCTCTGTCTGCTCACAGTTCTTCAGAATCTCTTAGAGGTCGCACGACTTTTCCAgtttgaggatcaaatgagaaggCACGCTAATCTGTAAACTTGAAAATGGTATAGAGATGCAGGCGCTGCGTGTGGTTTTTTCaatattactactactactgagTATCGAATGGGGCTTTACTTGGGCTCTAAATAATAATTCTTCAGAATTATGGAGCTTCCCCTTTGCTCCAAGGTAGCTGAGGGTACTGGGAAGTGGCCGAGCGGTCTCACCCGGACAGAGGTTCCACATGGGCAGAGGCTGGCAAAACAGGTGCCTGGTTGCCTCTAACATCTTGGGTTTCCCGTCCAGTGGTGGTCGCCAGTTCAGTGTCTGCGTGGGTGGGTGTTTGGACGGGCCCAGATAGTTTCGTTTTCGGGGTGTCAGGTCTTGGGGAAGATGAGGTAAGGGACCAGGGTGAAGGACTGATAAAGTGCAGTGGTTCAGATTTTTTGGAACGGATACTGTGATGAGCCTCTTAGCTCTCCAGAGGCCAGACTCCCCCGAGatcgccctcctccctcccaggtcTGGCCACCAGACCCAGAGTCCAAGGGCTCCAGTGATTGAAATCCTTTCTCTGCTGGAAAAGTACAAGTTACTCCTTGGGCAGGGGTGCCGGCACCTTGGAGGAGCAGGTGAGCGGTCTCCTGTTTCAGAGCCTCGGCCCACTTTCTTCGATCAGGACAGACAGCAATCCCGAATTCGAGCTCTTGCAGACGGGGGTGCTGACTACTATACACGAGCCCTCCTACTTCACTCGGTCAAGGCGGCTCGGCCGCGGTGAGCTGCTGTCTCCCCCAGTCCTCGGGGAAACGGTCCTGCACCGCCAGGAGGCCCGGATGGGACGTTCTCCTTCACCGTGGCTCAGCTGCTTGCGTGGGTCCTGTCTGCACTCCTCCCACCCACGTGCGCCCCCGGGATCCGGCCTGAATCCCCCCACATGATGCAGATGGGTGACGacggtgatggtgatggtaaAGGAGTAATAGTAATCATAATAACGCATAGTGAAATGGTCTGGTTGCTCAGAGAACACCTTGAAGGCAGAAGGGTGGGCAGTTTCTGCTACTTCCTTGGCCAGATGAGCATCTTGGCGTCCCTGGCGAGTACTGActtggggctggggggcaggtgggggtaTCAAGGGCCCGGGGGTTTTGAGGCGGGCTGGCCTGGGACAGCTTCAGcgggatagtctttcttgctctGCCATTCACGAGGGTGGGGAGGGATCCTATTTCAGAATTGGAGATCTTCACAGAACTGGTTTTGCGGGGAATGGAGACGAGTAGAACCCTCTCTTCTTGCCCCACCTTCAAGGAACTGTGAACTtatgactctctctcttttctgtccctCCCAAGAATTACAAATATCAGACTGCATTGCAGTTATTTGCTCGCTTGAACGTGGGTCTCGCTCGCTAGGCGTGAGTTCTTGGAGAGCAAGGATGGTGTCATTTCTATTGGTGACTCACCTGCATCTTGCACAGCGGTCGGCGTGGAGCAGGTGCTCATAAGTATTGGCCGACAGTGAGAACAAATCAGCGGCGCCGAGTGGATGTCCCCTCTTCGGTCGCGTGGGGTGGTGGCTAGGAGTTGGCTGGATGTCTGCAATAACCTCCGTTATGCTGTCTTGCTCCCTCCAGATGACGTCTGTCGCCAAGGTGTACTACAGCCAGACCACTCAGACGGAGAGCCGGCCCCTCGTGGGCCCAGGGGTCCGGCGGCGCCGGGTCCTGACCAAGGATGGCCGCAGCAACGTGAGGATGGAGCACATCGCCGACAAGCGCTTCCTCTACCTCAAGGACCTGTGGACCACCTTCATCGACATGCAGTGGCGCTACAAGCTGCTGCTCTTCTCGGCGACCTTTGCAGGCACCTGGTTCCTCTTCGGCGTGGTGTGGTATCTGGTGGCTGTGGCCCACGGGGACCTGCTGGAGCTCGGCCCCCCGGCCAACCACACCCCCTGCGTGGTACAGGTGCACACGCTCACGGGggccttcctcttctccctcgaATCGCAGACCACCATCGGCTACGGCTTCCGCTACATCAGTGAGGAGTGCCCGCTGGCCATCGTGCTTCTGATTGCCCAGCTGGTGCTCACCACCATCCTGGAAATCTTCATCACGGGGACCTTCCTGGCAAAGATCGCCCGGCCCAAGAAGCGGGCGGAGACCATCCGGTTCAGCCAGCACGCGGTCGTCGCGGCCCACAACGGGAAGCCCTGCCTCATGATCCGAGTCGCCAACATGCGGAAGAGCCTCCTCATCGGCTGCCAGGTGACGGGCAAGCTGCTTCAGACCCACCAGACCAAAGAGGGCGAGAACATCCGGCTCAACCAGGTCAACGTGACTTTCCAGGTCGACACGGCCTCGGACAGCCCCTTCCTCATTCTGCCCCTGACCTTCTACCACGTGGTAGATGAGACCAGTCCCTTGAAAGACCTCCCCCTGCGCAGTGGCGAGGGTGACTTCGAGCTGGTGCTGATCCTCAGTGGGACGGTGGAGTCCACCAGTGCCACCTGCCAGGTGCGCACGTCCTACCTGCCGGAGGAGATCCTCTGGGGCTACGAGTTCACCCCGGCCATCTCGCTGTCCGCCAGCGGCAAATACATCGCTGACTTCAGCCTTTTTGACCAGGTGGTGAAAGTGGCCTCCCCTGGCGGCCTCCGCGACAGCGCTGTCCGCTACGGAGACCCTGAGAAGCTCAAGTTGGAGGAGTCGTTAAGGGAACAAGCGGAGAAGGAGGGCAGCGCCCTGAGCGTGCGCATCAGCAACGTCTGACGGCCTGGTTTCCCGCCTCCCCGTCCCTCTGGTGTGTCCTCTGTCGGCGTCCCGGGGGAAGGCCGTCATCCCGGCTTCCCGGAGGGCCCCAGAAGCACCCATCCTCCGCCCCCTCTGCTTTAACCTGGCGGCCCGCGGGTAGGCGAGGCCACCTGGAGTCCCAGCTTTCCTTCCAGTGtcccctgcaccctcccccaAGATACACAACCCCCCCCGACGCCgggaggggggtggagagggaagaTTAGGCTGCAGTGGCCCAGGACGCCTCAGCCATGCTTGGAGACTCACATTAGGAGGACAGTGCAGTTGGATGGATAGactccccccccctcccgccgccATCCAGGTTTGGCGATCTGAGgccgcagcccccaccccctctcgTTCCCCACATGGCTAGTTCCCTGGGGCAAGACTCTGATGGTCCTTTTGGGGTCTGTGCCTCGAGATATAAGGCAATCTGGGTGAATCCCTCCCGGGTCCTCTACCAACCTCTGTTGAAAGAAGTCAGGGTTTTTCAGGGTGGTTCACTTCTGCCGGCAAATTCTGACTATAACCCAGGAGCTTGGTCACCAGTTTTCCCCCGTTTTGTCCAGTGGGACCTTCCCTTAGGATACCCGGTTCTCCCTTAGCTGCCTCTGCTCCCAGAGACCTGGGGCCGACGCAGGAAATAGGCCCCGGGCAGCACCGCACCTGCACGCGTCCTGGAATCAGACCTCTGCAGAGCTCTTGTCCAAATCCCTGACGCTCTTCCGCAGACAGCCCAGGGAGCATGTGTTGCCCTGTGGCCTATGGATGGGATGGCCCTGCCAGCAGGTCCCCAGGCCCCCCAGAGAGGTCTGGAGAGATGTCCCAGACATTTACAGGGCATGGATCCCCTGGGAAAGTGCCACTGACCCTACCGTGAGGGAGGAGGAGTAAGCTCTCAGATTTCCAGCCGGCTGTGTGGAGCCCCGGGGACCCGGCGGTGCTTTATTGGGGTTTGGGCCGGGGCAGAACTGTGTGGCTGGTGGACAGCATTGTCCCTGACACCCCTGCCTGTGCTCCTCTGATAAGTGCCAGCTATTTTGTTAGGCAAcgctgggagggaaggagactaCACGCCTCCTGATCCAATAACCAGGGTCTCCCTTAGCCATTCCTGAGACTTGGCATAGAGGGTCCCCAaccccatctcctctcccccGCAAGGACGCCACTTCCGGGTGAGTCAGAGGGCACACTTCAGGACATCAACCTCAGGCCGTTCCTTGGTCCCTGGTGGGGGCTGCGCGAGGGGCTGAGAAGGGTGTACGGGCACCAGAATTTTCTCTAAAGCCCCAAATCCCAAAAGTGCCTCCACCGACAGTGGCTTGGCATAGGGTCCCTGCACGAACCGTGGACCCGGTCAGTTGTTACAAGCCACACACTTCCCAGAACGCGTCCACGCGCCTGGGGCTGGATCCACGGTCACCTCAGGATCTGCATAAGATCCTCTCATGTGTGTCTTTCCTTGAACTCCGCTGACTCCGACCTGAAGACCCTTCATTCTTCACTGACCGTACACCCCACCCACCAGCACTCCCAAGCTCTCAAGGGAACAAGACCCAGGAAAACGTGAAAATCTGACACACAGAATGGAAGGCAAAGAGCCAGTGTCTGGGCTCCCAACTTTATTCAACATTAGACTTACCAGATTTCTTCCAGGGTGGGGGGTCGCAGTTCTGGCGTGAGCGTGAGCGCGAGCGCGTGTGCACCGGGACGCCTCCTCCACCAGCAAGCCGTCCTCCCCTAGCTTCCTCTGCACACAGCTGCATCCCTCCTGAGGGTCTGGAATCCCTTCTCCCTGGTCCCCTGCTGTCGGCTCCAGGCCCCCAGGCTGCTCAGATTCTTGCTTAACACAATGAGGACATTTTCTGACTTAACTGTTTTTGATTTTGCTCTGCGACCCCAGACTTTGCTCTAAGCTGCACTTTAACGAGTCCTACTATCCTCTTAATACAGCCCGGCTTCGTCTGCCACAGGCCTCCCCAGAGGACAGTGCCCCCCACCCGCACCCTCCCCGGCTCCGCACAGCCTCTTCCTCGGAGCTGAAATCCTTCTGCAGGCTATCGGACGAGCTTCGGGAGCAGCCAGGTCCTGTGGGACGTGGGCCCCTGACCACACCAACCGTAGACTGGAACGTCAGGGAGCGCTCGGCACCCACGGGAACAGGAGAGTCCCCACGGGCAAAACAACAGATGGGAGAGGGCACTCAGGGTGTGACGACGACGATGACGGGGGTGGTGCTGATGGACCTCGCGAAACCCGTGAGACCAGTGTCCCCTGGACCAGCAGACGAGACGGAGGCGGAGGCTCGGGAAGTGGGACGTGGTACATAGGGAGGCTGACCCGaggagagagaccgagagagtaTGTGCATGTAGAGAGATGTCTATGGATGTACATAGGACCAAACATGCTGAATGTACAGAAAGGAGATCGTAGCACGGGGCGGATACCCGGCTCTGGGTTCGGGGTCGGACTCCCCGGGTTTCCAGACCTGTGCCCGGTGATCCTGGTTTGCACGTGCAAGCGGGACAGCTGAGGAGGCTTTCGGGTTTGATGGCGGGAGAGGGAGGCGTGGAGGCCGCTCCTCAGAGGAGGAGATGCCCACTGAGGCTGGGGATACTCCCCGCACCCAGGcccgggagggaggagggagcgggAGGACTCGGGCGGCCGCTCGGCCACGGGCACCTAGAACCCACCTACGCCGCGCTCCACCCCGGCAGTGTCTTGTCACTGTAGcactttggttttaaaataaaagcacctTCTGCGTCCTTTTCTGGAAGTGTACTGCACGCCCCCTTCCTCCGCGGGCCCTGCCGGGACGCCCCCACCTGGACTCCGCGAGCCGGGACCACGAGCTGCTGGGCCCACAGCCGGCCTGCGGCTGCCCAGATGCTCCCGGGACCTGGGGCGTGCGGGCCTGGCGCGGGCTTGGGGGGAGCCCCAGGGGGACAGTCCCCCGAGAGGCTCCGGGCGTCCTCCGCCCCACCTCGTCCCCACCACCCGGCTCCACCAGCTAACAGGACCATCCAGGGATGCCCGAGGCCCAGCAGAGCAGAGAAGTCGGCTACCCCCCTGCTCCGAGGGGCGCCGGGAGCCTCGCgcacctgtgcacctgtgcgCTCACGCGCTCCCCTTGTAGGGTCAGCAGGGGCCGCCGGCTTGGTCACGGCCGGCTCTCGGCTCTCGAAGCACCATGTCCAGGACGGCGGTCCGTCCCCACGTCAGGGACTAAACCGGGCCAGAGTCACCCACGGAACAGGGACGGAGGAGCTCGTTTGGTTAATTTTACTTTAGTCTCTGCAGAAGAAGCTGCTGAATAAAAAACAGCACGGAGCTGTTTTTCCTCTAGCTTCTCGTAGACACGGAAGCTGGTCCTGGTGTGGGGCTGCCCGCAGGCCTACCAGGGGCGCAGCCAGCCCTCCCTCGGCCGTGGCTCCCTCCTTAACCCCGGGATCCTTTAGCAGAAGACCCCTTCACACCGAGTTTTTAAaggattaacagaagaaaaaagtcacGGTTTAGCAATCTATCGATATCCAATCGGCTCGGCTCAATCCAGGAATGTTGCTTCGGATCCTATGCCGTCCCTCCCAGCCAGATTCACGTGCCCCATGTCCCTTCCACACTAC is part of the Canis lupus familiaris isolate Mischka breed German Shepherd chromosome 38, alternate assembly UU_Cfam_GSD_1.0, whole genome shotgun sequence genome and encodes:
- the KCNJ10 gene encoding ATP-sensitive inward rectifier potassium channel 10 isoform X1: MRPPDGLRRCPGHRWSWRVEAAPVSRFPVQPTSHQMTSVAKVYYSQTTQTESRPLVGPGVRRRRVLTKDGRSNVRMEHIADKRFLYLKDLWTTFIDMQWRYKLLLFSATFAGTWFLFGVVWYLVAVAHGDLLELGPPANHTPCVVQVHTLTGAFLFSLESQTTIGYGFRYISEECPLAIVLLIAQLVLTTILEIFITGTFLAKIARPKKRAETIRFSQHAVVAAHNGKPCLMIRVANMRKSLLIGCQVTGKLLQTHQTKEGENIRLNQVNVTFQVDTASDSPFLILPLTFYHVVDETSPLKDLPLRSGEGDFELVLILSGTVESTSATCQVRTSYLPEEILWGYEFTPAISLSASGKYIADFSLFDQVVKVASPGGLRDSAVRYGDPEKLKLEESLREQAEKEGSALSVRISNV
- the KCNJ10 gene encoding ATP-sensitive inward rectifier potassium channel 10 isoform X2, which encodes MTSVAKVYYSQTTQTESRPLVGPGVRRRRVLTKDGRSNVRMEHIADKRFLYLKDLWTTFIDMQWRYKLLLFSATFAGTWFLFGVVWYLVAVAHGDLLELGPPANHTPCVVQVHTLTGAFLFSLESQTTIGYGFRYISEECPLAIVLLIAQLVLTTILEIFITGTFLAKIARPKKRAETIRFSQHAVVAAHNGKPCLMIRVANMRKSLLIGCQVTGKLLQTHQTKEGENIRLNQVNVTFQVDTASDSPFLILPLTFYHVVDETSPLKDLPLRSGEGDFELVLILSGTVESTSATCQVRTSYLPEEILWGYEFTPAISLSASGKYIADFSLFDQVVKVASPGGLRDSAVRYGDPEKLKLEESLREQAEKEGSALSVRISNV